One Bos taurus isolate L1 Dominette 01449 registration number 42190680 breed Hereford chromosome 3, ARS-UCD2.0, whole genome shotgun sequence DNA window includes the following coding sequences:
- the OTUD7B gene encoding OTU domain-containing protein 7B, giving the protein MTLDMDAVLSDFVRSTGAEPGLARDLLEGKNWDVSAALSDFEQLRQVHAGNLPQPFSEGGGGSRTPEKGFSDRESTRPPRPILQRQDDIIQEKRLSRGISHASSSIVSLARSHVSSNGGGGGSSEHPLEMPICAFQLPDLTVYNEDFRSFIERDLIEQSMLVALEQAGRLNWWVSVDPTCQRLLPLATTGDGNCLLHAASLGMWGFHDRDLVLRKALYALMDKGAEKEALKRRWRWQQTQQNKESGLVYTEDEWQKEWNELIKLASSEPRMHLGTNGASCGGVESSEEPVYESLEEFHVFVLAHVLRRPIVVVADTMLRDSGGEAFAPIPFGGIYLPLEVPASQCHRSPLVLAYDQAHFSALVSMEQKENAKEQAVIPLTDSEHKLLPLHFAVDPGKGWEWGKDDNDNVRLASVILSLEVKLHLLHGYMNVKWIAVSSDAQAPLAQPESPTASAGDEPRSTPESGESDKESVGSSSASNEGSKRKEKSKRDREKDKKRADSVANKLGSFGKTLGSKLKKNMGGLMHSKGSKPGGVGTGSGVSGGTETLEKKKKNSLKSWKGGKEEAAGDGPVSEKPTSESVGNGGSRYSQEVLQSLSIMRIAMQGEGKFIFVGTLKMGHRHQYQEEMIQRYLTDAEERFLAEQKQKETERKIMNGGVGSGPPPAKKPEPDGGEELLTAPPAESKAVAFSAGYPGGFTVPRPSGGGVHCQEPRRQLAGGPCGGGLPPYATFPRQCPPGRPYPHQDSISSLEPGSHSKDGAHRGAPLPPHFRVADSYSNGYREPPEPDGWAGGPRGLPPTQTKCKQPNCSFYGHPETNNFCSCCYREELRRREREPGGELLVHRF; this is encoded by the exons GAAAGAATTGGGATGTGAGTGCCGCCCTCAGTGATTTCGAGCAGCTACGTCAGGTCCATGCTGGGAACCTGCCCCAACCCTTTAGTGAAGGGGGTGGTGGCTCCAGGACCCCTGAGAAAGGGTTTTCTGATCGAGAGTCTACTCGTCCTCCCCGGCCCATTCTACAGCGGCAGGATGACATCATTCAAG AAAAACGCCTGTCTAGGGGCATCTCCCACGCCAGCTCCAGCATTGTTTCCCTGGCCCGGTCCCATGTCTCCTccaatggtgggggtggggggagcagtgAGCACCCCCTGGAAATGCCCATCTGTGCCTTCCAGCTTCCAGATCTCACTGTGTACAATGAAGACTTTCGCAGCTTCATAGAGAGAGACCTCATCGAGCAGTCCATGCTGGTTGCCTTGGAGCAGGCAG GGCGTTTGAACTGGTGGGTGAGTGTGGACCCCACCTGTCAAAGGCTCCTTCCTTTGGCAACTACTGGAGATGGAAACTGCCTCCTGCACGCAGCCTCTCTTG GGATGTGGGGTTTCCACGATCGGGACTTGGTGTTGCGGAAAGCTTTGTATGCACTGATGGATAAGGGAGCCGAGAAGGAAGCATTAAAACGGCGCTGGAGGTGGCAGCAAACTCAGCAGAATAAAGAG TCAGGGCTGGTATACACAGAGGACGAGTGGCAGAAGGAATGGAATGAACTGATCAAGCTAGCCTCAAGTGAACCCCGCATGCATCTGGGTACCAATGGAGCCAGCTGTGGTGG GGTGGAGAGTTCAGAAGAGCCCGTGTATGAGAGTCTAGAAGAATTCCACGTCTTCGTCCTTGCCCACGTGCTTCGGAGGCCCATAGTCGTTGTGGCAGACACCATGCTGAGGGACTCTGGGGGGGAAG CATTCGCCCCTATTCCCTTTGGGGGAATATATCTGCCCTTGGAGGTTCCAGCCAGCCAGTGTCACCGCTCCCCTCTGGTGCTTGCCTATGATCAGGCCCACTTTTCTGCACTTGTGTCCATGGAGCAGAAGGAGAATGCCAAGGAACAAG CTGTGATCCCACTTACAGATTCAGAGCATAAGCTGCTGCCTTTGCACTTTGCTGTGGACCCTGGAAAGGGCTGGGAGTGGGGCAAAGATGATAATGACAATGTCCGATTGGCAAG TGTAATCCTATCCCTAGAGGTCAAATTGCATTTGCTGCATGGCTACATGAACGTGAAGTGGATCGCAGTGTCCTCTGATGCGCAG GCTCCACTGGCCCAGCCTGAGTCCCCGACAGCCTCAGCTGGAGATGAGCCCCGGTCCACTCCTGAGTCTGGGGAATCAGACAAGGAGTCAGTTGGCAGCAGCTCTGCCAGCAACGAGGGCAGCAAGCGGAAAGAGAAGTCAAAGCGAGATCGGGAAAAGGACAAGAAGAGAGCAGATTCTGTGGCTAACAAACTGGGCAGCTTTGGCAAAACCTTGGGCAGCAAGCTCAAGAAGAACATGGGAGGCCTGATGCACAGCAAGGGTTCTaagcctggaggggtggggacaGGTTCGGGGGTAAGCGGTGGCACTGAGAccctggagaagaagaagaaaaactcacTGAAGAGTTGGAAGGGTGGCAAGGAGGAGGCAGCTGGGGATGGGCCTGTATCTGAGAAGCCCACATCTGAGTCTGTTGGTAATGGAGGGAGCAGGTATAGCCAGGAGGTGTTGCAAAGCCTGAGCATTATGAGGATTGCAATGCAAGGGGAGGGgaagtttatttttgttggcACCCTGAAGATGGGTCACCGCCACCAGTATCAGGAGGAGATGATCCAGCGCTACCTCACTGATGCTGAGGAGAGATTCCTGGCAGAGCAGAAGcagaaggagacagagaggaagatCATGAATGGAGGGGTAGGGAGTGGGCCTCCTCCAGCCAAAAAGCCAGAGCCAGATGGCGGGGAGGAGCTGCTGACTGCCCCTCCAGCAGAATCCAAGGCAGTGGCATTCTCTGCTGGCTACCCTGGTGGCTTTACTGTCCCTCGGCCTTCTGGGGGTGGAGTCCACTGCCAGGAACCCCGGAGGCAGTTGGCGGGGGGGCCGTGTGGGGGGGGCCTACCACCATATGCCACCTTCCCCAGACAGTGCCCTCCTGGGCGACCCTACCCCCACCAGGACAGCATCTCTTCTCTGGAGCCAGGCAGTCACTCCAAGGATGGAGCTCACAGGGGTGCACCGTTACCACCCCACTTCCGCGTGGCTGATTCCTATAGCAACGGCTACAGAGAGCCCCCTGAGCCAGATGGATGGGCTGGAGGTCCCCGGGGACTTCCCCCAACCCAGACCAAATGCAAACAACCGAACTGCAGCTTCTATGGACACCCTGAGACAAACAACTTCTGCTCCTGCTGTTACAGAGAAGAACTGAGGAGAAGGGAACGTGAACCGGGTGGGGAGCTGCTGGTGCACAGGTTCTGA